Part of the Oligoflexia bacterium genome is shown below.
ACTTGTTGATGTGGCTATGACTCAACGTGGTTACAAACGTTTTGCGATTATTTTTCCTAACGATTCTTACGGTACAGAATACGCGACCGCTTTTTGGGATCATGTCCTTATTCGAGGCGGACAAGTAATGGCGGCGCAAACCTATCGTCCTGAAGAAAAAGATTTTCGAGACGTCATTCAGCGCCTAGTTGGCACTTACTACGCTGAAGATGATCGCGGAAAAGAACTTTCTCTACGACTTGCGGCTTGGCAAAAAGAACAAACAAGTAAATCAGCGCGAGAAAAACCTCCAAAAGATTTACTACCTCCTGCAATTGATTTCGATGCGATTTTTATTCCTGATAGCCCAAAAACAGTTGGTCAAGTGGCTGCCATGCTTGCCTATAATGATGTAAATAAAATTCCTTTATTGGGTACAAATCTGTGGAATTCACCTCAATTCATCGAGCGCGGTGGTAAATTTATTGAAAATTCTTTATTTATTGATGATTATTTTCAAGCCGATTTAAGTCCGTTTATGAAGCGTTTCACCACTGATTTTAATTCTCAATTTGGATACAAACCTGATGTCTTCGAAGCACAAGGTTATGATGCGGCTTCACTGCTTGATAACGTTCTCAAAGGCATGGGGTACTCAACGACAAGAGTGGCTCTGAGAGATCGTTTGCTGTCAGCAACAGGTGTGAACGGAGCCACGGGTCCTCTCAAAATGTCTTACCTTCGCGAAGTGGAAAAATCTTTGATTCCACTAACCGTCATCAAGGGTCAAATAGTCAAATCAGATAACACGGTAGGGGCGGCGCAATAAACGCACCGCAACAATAAATCCGTTGGAAAATTATATAGTTACGCATTATTTGCGTGACAAAAATACTCCTCGCGACTACAAATCTTACAAAGTCTGTTTTGTATATTTGTAAGCAATACAGTCTTCGGGGGATAAGCAGTACAAGGATGTAGCAGTAGAAGTTTCCATATTTTCGCTTCGGGGAGGGGATACCATGCGTGCGAAAGAGCTGGAACGTTTTAAGAAGTTGCTTCTGACTCAAAAAGCAGAGCTGCTAAATAACAGCAGAAAACTTTTGAAAGAAGAAGCTCAACACAACCAGGATGATCTTGCTGATGAGACGGATCTTGCAGCTAGTGAAGTCCACCAAAATCTGACGCTTCGTCTTCGAGACAGAGAACGTCTTTTAATTCAAAAAATTGAAAGCGCTCTTGGAAAAATCGAAGTCGGATCGTACGGCGTTTGCGAGGAATGTGAAGAGCCAATCGAGCCGAAGCGCTTAGAAGCGCGTCCAGTAGCCACTTTGTGCATTGCCTGTAAAGAGGTTGAAGAACACAAAGAAAGAGTTTTTGCTTATTAATTAATAACTAGGCTTATATCCTAGGCAAATAAAAAAACCAGACTTTCGATATGAAGGTCTGGTTTTTTTATTTTCATCAATGCTTTCATACATGAAATACTCTGACACACTGATCGCGAGTTCAAATACCTCGTTTGTTAAAAATTATTTTCAGCCAAGCCCTTATAATCTGAATTATTTTCTAAAGATTCGAACTTTCATCTCCGATGAGTTTAATGAGACAACTTTACTCTCCTCGGAGGCTAGACAATGACGTTCGACGATAAAGCGCTTGAGATTCCAGAAACAATGCCAATGCTTCCTGTTAGGGATATTGTAGTTTTCCCTTACATGATCTTGCCACTATTTGTGGGTCGTGAACCTTCTATCAAAGCGGTCGAAGATGCATTAGCAAAAAACAGGCTAATCTTTCTGGCTTCACAAAAAGAGCTCACTGAAGAAAATCCTTCACCTGAGTCAATTTATGAAGTCGGAACAATCGCAATGATCATGAGAATGCGAAAGCTCGCAGACGGGCGCGTAAAAATTCTCATTCAAGGTGTTGCAAAAGGTAGAGTTGAAAAATTCACTCAGACCGCACCAAGTTTTATAGTAAAAGTTAAAAAAATCGATGAAAACGCACTCTCTGCTCCTTCAATCGAAATTGAAGCGATGATCAGAAATGTAAAAGAGCATCTTGAAAAAATCATCTCCCTTGGAAAAATGCTTTCACCTGACATCCTCATGGTACTTGATGATGTAGGTGATCCCGGAAGACTTGCTGACCTTGTCGCAAGTAATCTAGGTCTTAAAGTTCAAGAAGCTCAAGCGATCCTTGAAACACTTGATCACAAAGAGCGTCTCCGTCGTGTGAATGATCTCTTAGTAAAAGAACTTGAATTATTGGCAATGCAAGCGCGCATCCGCTCACAAGCAAAAGATGAAATGACTCGCTCGCAAAAAGAATACTTCTTACGCGAGCAAATCAGAGCCATCAAATCTGAACTTGGTGAACAAGATACAAAGTCTGAAGAAATCGATGAATTACGTGAAAAAGTTGAAGCTTGTCACATGCCTGAGCACGCCGAAAAGGAAGCTCTTAAGCAATTGTCACGTTTAGAGAGAATGCACCCTGATGCTTCTGAAGCAACAATGGTACGTACTTACATAGACTGGCTCGTGGATCTTCCTTGGTCAAAAAACACTGCAGATAATTTTGATCTCCAACGTGCCAAAGAAATTCTAGACGAAGATCATTTTGATCTAAGAAAGATTAAAGATCGCATCTTGGAATTTATGGCTGTTAGAAAATTAAAATCCCGCATGAAGGGTCCGATTCTTTGTTTCGTAGGCCCCCCAGGTGTAGGTAAAACTTCTCTTGGCAAAAGTATTGCTCGCTCCATGGGTCGTGAATTCGTTCGCATCTCCCTTGGCGGAGTAAAAGATGAAGCTGAGATTCGCGGTCACAGACGTACATACGTAGGTGCCATGCCCGGTCGGATTGTTCAGGGTTTAAAGCAAGCTCAAACAAACAATCCTATTTTCATACTCGATGAAATTGACAAACTCGGAAGTGATTTTAGAGGCGACCCCTCATCAGCAATGCTTGAGGTTTTAGACCCCGAACAAAATCATTCATTTCGCGATCATTATATAAATATTGATTTTGATCTTAGCAACGTAATGTTTCTCGCAACTGCTAACGTTTTAGAAACCATTCCTCAAGCTTTACGCGATAGAATGGAAATCATCCAACTATCTGGTTACAGCGAAGAAGAAAAATTGATCATCGCACGCAAGTACTTGATCAAGAAACAGATGGAAGAAAACGGCGTTACAGATAAAAACATTGAATTCAAAGATGAAGGCACAAAACGCATCATCGGCGGATACACACGAGAAGCTGGTTTGAGAAATCTCGAACGCGAAATTGGAAGCGTTTGCAGAAAGATCGCCCGCGGAGTTGCCGAAGGCAGCACCGAGAAAACCATCATCAACCAAAAATCTGTTGAGAAACTCTTGGGTCCTCCAAAATACATCCGCGAAGATGAATTGGAGAGAAACGAGATTGGCGTTACAACGGGTCTTGCCTGGACTCAATTTGGCGGAGAAATCCTCTACATTGAAGCTTCAAAAATGAAGGGCAAAGGCGGACTTACATTAACAGGTCAGCTTGGCGATGTAATGAAAGAATCAGCAACAGCCGCAATGAGTTTTGCACGAGCTCACGCTAAAGATCTTGGCATCTCAGAAGATTATTTTGCAGAGCATGATATCCACGTACATATTCCCGCAGGTGCTATTCCCAAAGATGGTCCTTCGGCTGGTATCACACTTGCCACTTCGATCATTAGTTTACTTACAGATAATCCTGTAAGAAAAGATGTTGCAATGACAGGTGAACTTACACTTTTAGGAAAAGTACTTCCTATCGGTGGGTTAAAAGAAAAATCTCTCGCGGCAATGCGACAAGGCGTAAAAGACGTAATTATTCCTTTTCGCAATGTGAAGGACTTGGAAGAAATTCCCGAGGAATTCAGAAAGAAACTGAATTTTATTCCGGTGAAAAATCTTTCTGAGGTTTTGGCAGTAGCTCTTGAAAAGAAGATCACTTCATTAAAGACTGCTGGTCAAGATCCTGGTTCAACAATTGGCTCACGCGGTGCTAAGCAACGCAAAGGTCGATTAGTTGCGGGTGCGGCTTAACCGCCGAAAAAAATATCATCCGGTGAGGGTAACTGTGTACGTGGTGCTTCGGCGCCACGTGTTCTATTTACTTGGTCTTCTAAAATTCGAACAAGCATGCGTAAATCAACGACTTCTTCTTTGAGAAGAGAAATTTGCTCTTCTTTTTCTTGCAAAATTTTTGCGTAAGCTGCTTTGAGTTCTTCAACGAGTCGGTTTGCAGAAGTTAAGACTGACGCTTCAACGAACGTAGATGTTTGCAAAGAGGCAGATTGTGTTTCTTGGTGAAAATTTTGTGTAGATTGAGACGTGGGTTTAGATTGTTGTTGAGGTTGAGTCACACGCACATCGTCAATTTCATCAGCTATTAAATATTTACCATTTTCTTGCTTAAAATTAATGGTACTAGACTTGATGCGCCGCCTTAAAGTCGACAAACTTATGCCATACTTTGCTGAGTAACTGAGTAACGGTAACCATTGAGTAGATGCCATAACACCCTCCGACTACTCAAGCTTAACATGTGAAAAACCTTTGTAAACTCAAAATTGAGTATTCACTAGACCAGACCATGGTGGGTACTCAATAAATATGGATTATGGTGGTACTTTAGAAAAATACACGGATAAAATATATAACTGCGGTGTGATTTACTCTAACTTGAGGCCTTATGCTGAAGCTTAAGAATAAAAAGAAAATTGCTCTAGTCTTAAGCGGTGGTGGCGTGAAAGCCGCGGCATTTCATATTGGGGTTTGTTTAGCACTTCAAGAAAAAGGATTTAAATTTATTGGTGGCACCCACGAACGCGTGGAAGAAAGCCCTCACCTCCATGATCCCCTAGCCATTAAAACTTATGTTGGTTCAAGTGCAGGGGCTTTTATATCTTCTATTTTAGCATCTGGTCATTCAATTGAAAATATTATTGAAAGTTTTCAAATGGGTGCTGGGCTCATAAAAAAACCTGTGCGTAAAACAAAATTTAAAGCCATGTCTTATTTCGACATGTTTTCACTAAACGCCCCTTCATTTGGCGGAATGTATAACTACCTCTTTAAAAATAAATCTCTAATCACCGGTGGCATTGAAACGATTTTAAAAAACAAACTAAAACTTGATGGTATTTTTACTGCACGAGGCATTGAAAAATACATGCGTAAATATGTACTCCCCACAAATTCATTTAGTGAATTGGGTGTTGAGTTTTTTGCCATTGCCACACATTTAAATCATTCACGAAAAGCTGTGTTTGGGCCTCTACCAACACAGACAAAAGATCCCGAAGTTAGTTATATCAACTATGCTCCCATTAGTGATGCGGTAGCCGCATCGATTAGCTTACCTCCCGTATTTACTCCGTATCCCATTAAAGATCTGACGGGTGACCCGATTTATTATTTTGACGGAGAAATTAGAGACACTCTTTCAACACATGTTGCAAGTGATGTGGGTGCTGATCTTGTTATTTCAAGTTATTCTATTCAACCTTATCACTACACACCTGAAGTCGGCTCACTGAGTAATTTTGGTCTTCCGATTATTATCAACCAAGCATTGTATCAAGTCGTAGAGCAAAAAATAATTAAGAGCATCCAGGCTCGTGAAAATGTGCGCAGCATGATTAATACTGTTGCAGGGTATTTTAAAGAAAATGGGTTGCCGCCAGAACATGCTGAGCGTTTAGTTGAAATACTTGCTAAAAAAGCCAACTTTCGTAGAGAGGTGGATTATATTTATATTCATCCTCAATCACAAAACTACGAAATGTTTTTTGTAGATCATTTCTCACTTAACCCAGAGATATTAAGTCGTATCGTAAAAATTGGCTTTAAAAGCGCTATAAACGCCCTTCGCAAATACGATGTATAAACCCCTATATTTGAATTAGCCCCTAAATCCACCTCAATTGACCGACCAGAAAGTTCCGTACAAGCGTCTATTTCTTAGACGGTTTTAATACCGTTCAAACTAATTAAGTATTTGTAATTGCTGTGTATTTTATTATAACCAATGGCACTGCCCTTGCTCTAATAGGGGGTAACAATGGGGAGTGATTTAATGAGAATTATAAGAGAGTTATTAACAGGTATAATCCTCTACATAGCGATTCCAGCAACCATTCTTTATGGCGCTTTTGTTGTTAGCGATAAAGAGGGTGATCGTATTGCAAATGCATTCACTTTTTTGCAGAGTGATCTCGTTAAGCCCGCACTAGAAAGCGCTCCTATTGCTGAAGCACAAATTGACGCTCGTGAAGTTAAAATTGTTGAGACTGTAAATAAAATTGATATTCAAAAGAAGCTTGATCTTGAAGATGACATTAATAAAATTCCTCTTGAATTTGTTGATCACGCTTTAAATACTGATGACGTTTTAAGTGATAGACTTAATCGCTTATCCCCAGAATTTAAAGTGCCCGCTGTATTACGCGATCGCGTTAAATTCTGGTTTGATATTTACACAAAATATTCTTCAAGATTTTCAGTAATCCATCATCAACAATATCCATGGATCATCTTCGCCGTTGTTGATGCGCGCAATATCTACGCACAACCCACAAGCAGATTCACCAAAGACGCAAACGAAAGAAATTCAATAGCAAACGCAAAAAATAATATTAGAAATCTTTTAACAAACTTAGCGAGCAAAAAGAAATACACAAAACTCTCAGCAGAAGAATTTCGACTTTATAAACTCTTAGAAAGTGTTCCTGGAAAAAGACAACAAGTGTTTAAAACCGCAGCTTATAATGTGCGTGATCAACGTGGTCAGAAAAATTATTACAGAAGTGGCATTGTCCACAGCTCTAAATATATAAATGAAATGGAAGAAATATTTGCCCGCTACGATCTTCCCGTTGAACTCGTTAGATTACCACTTGTTGAGTCAAGCTTTAATGAAGCAGCACAAAGCAAAGTTGGAGCAAGTGGAATTTGGCAATTTATGGTGGGCACTGGCACTTATTACTTAAAAGTTGGCGATCAAATTGATGAAAGAAACTCACCCATTAAAGCAACCGAAGCTGCCGCAAAATTAATGCTCAGTAACTTTAAAATTCTTCGATCCTGGCCGCTCGCCGTTACAGCTTATAACCATGGCCCCGGTGGACTCTTTCGCGCTAAGAAACAACTTCGCACCA
Proteins encoded:
- the dksA gene encoding RNA polymerase-binding protein DksA, giving the protein MRAKELERFKKLLLTQKAELLNNSRKLLKEEAQHNQDDLADETDLAASEVHQNLTLRLRDRERLLIQKIESALGKIEVGSYGVCEECEEPIEPKRLEARPVATLCIACKEVEEHKERVFAY
- the lon gene encoding endopeptidase La, with amino-acid sequence MTFDDKALEIPETMPMLPVRDIVVFPYMILPLFVGREPSIKAVEDALAKNRLIFLASQKELTEENPSPESIYEVGTIAMIMRMRKLADGRVKILIQGVAKGRVEKFTQTAPSFIVKVKKIDENALSAPSIEIEAMIRNVKEHLEKIISLGKMLSPDILMVLDDVGDPGRLADLVASNLGLKVQEAQAILETLDHKERLRRVNDLLVKELELLAMQARIRSQAKDEMTRSQKEYFLREQIRAIKSELGEQDTKSEEIDELREKVEACHMPEHAEKEALKQLSRLERMHPDASEATMVRTYIDWLVDLPWSKNTADNFDLQRAKEILDEDHFDLRKIKDRILEFMAVRKLKSRMKGPILCFVGPPGVGKTSLGKSIARSMGREFVRISLGGVKDEAEIRGHRRTYVGAMPGRIVQGLKQAQTNNPIFILDEIDKLGSDFRGDPSSAMLEVLDPEQNHSFRDHYINIDFDLSNVMFLATANVLETIPQALRDRMEIIQLSGYSEEEKLIIARKYLIKKQMEENGVTDKNIEFKDEGTKRIIGGYTREAGLRNLEREIGSVCRKIARGVAEGSTEKTIINQKSVEKLLGPPKYIREDELERNEIGVTTGLAWTQFGGEILYIEASKMKGKGGLTLTGQLGDVMKESATAAMSFARAHAKDLGISEDYFAEHDIHVHIPAGAIPKDGPSAGITLATSIISLLTDNPVRKDVAMTGELTLLGKVLPIGGLKEKSLAAMRQGVKDVIIPFRNVKDLEEIPEEFRKKLNFIPVKNLSEVLAVALEKKITSLKTAGQDPGSTIGSRGAKQRKGRLVAGAA
- a CDS encoding patatin-like phospholipase family protein, which codes for MLKLKNKKKIALVLSGGGVKAAAFHIGVCLALQEKGFKFIGGTHERVEESPHLHDPLAIKTYVGSSAGAFISSILASGHSIENIIESFQMGAGLIKKPVRKTKFKAMSYFDMFSLNAPSFGGMYNYLFKNKSLITGGIETILKNKLKLDGIFTARGIEKYMRKYVLPTNSFSELGVEFFAIATHLNHSRKAVFGPLPTQTKDPEVSYINYAPISDAVAASISLPPVFTPYPIKDLTGDPIYYFDGEIRDTLSTHVASDVGADLVISSYSIQPYHYTPEVGSLSNFGLPIIINQALYQVVEQKIIKSIQARENVRSMINTVAGYFKENGLPPEHAERLVEILAKKANFRREVDYIYIHPQSQNYEMFFVDHFSLNPEILSRIVKIGFKSAINALRKYDV
- a CDS encoding lytic transglycosylase domain-containing protein, whose translation is MRIIRELLTGIILYIAIPATILYGAFVVSDKEGDRIANAFTFLQSDLVKPALESAPIAEAQIDAREVKIVETVNKIDIQKKLDLEDDINKIPLEFVDHALNTDDVLSDRLNRLSPEFKVPAVLRDRVKFWFDIYTKYSSRFSVIHHQQYPWIIFAVVDARNIYAQPTSRFTKDANERNSIANAKNNIRNLLTNLASKKKYTKLSAEEFRLYKLLESVPGKRQQVFKTAAYNVRDQRGQKNYYRSGIVHSSKYINEMEEIFARYDLPVELVRLPLVESSFNEAAQSKVGASGIWQFMVGTGTYYLKVGDQIDERNSPIKATEAAAKLMLSNFKILRSWPLAVTAYNHGPGGLFRAKKQLRTTALSEIIKKYKSPSFGFASMNFYCEFLAALHGEKYQDEIFGTMDKHLPLEADTIDLKYSMRARTLTDIVGITMEELKLYNPDLKNKTIAANTYLPVGYHIRLPVGRKARMELFHQQAEDAHSIVNDLDRKNRS